From Anopheles darlingi chromosome 2, idAnoDarlMG_H_01, whole genome shotgun sequence, the proteins below share one genomic window:
- the LOC125949615 gene encoding electrogenic sodium bicarbonate cotransporter 1 isoform X3 produces MMDHGGVDEEAPIDPRLKNRTFPADQDYEGHRAHSVFVGVHIPGSSRRHSQRRRHKQHHPAGSRENGDRSGTEPDSDRPVVPKPHIVTQRRISIVEEGDSLTPPAQRVQFILGGEVGEGGDGSGNHESHPLFSEMEELVKEGDEMAWKETARWVKFEEDVEEGGNRWSKPHVATLSLHSLFELRSLLLNGTVMLDMEAISLEQIAELVCENMVNSGTLPVEARDKVIDALLKRHKHQHEFGSKKSRLPLIRSLADIGKNHSSSKNMPRSSTSKSITSANSFPMHVVSSAPMALHEQLDAPAPSPAPAPSPETALLCASKDQRGHYLALPTVEDQSNTNSPPSSATSNGSNGPSNAPNKPFTNSGSGNNNGNSGSKHLTVPGRAAGENLSQSPSNLSMPRNASSGELQNGEHKSNTHFMRKIPPGAEASNILVGEVDFLDKTLSAFLRLNSASVMGDLTEVPVPTRFIFILLGPPGSHGSFHEIGRAMATLMSDEIFHEVAYRAKKREHLLAGIDEFLDAVTVLPPGEWDPSIRIEPPAAIPSQEVRKRPPEKNPKEEIDEELEEQRQREESGLSRTGRLFGGLMNDLKRKVPFYPSDFKDGLSMQCVASWIFLYFACLSPIITFGGLLGTATGNNIAAMESLVSGFVCGIGYGFFSGQPLTILGSTGPVLVFETIVYEFCIGVGWDYLTFRFWIGTWISIILVVLVAVDASALVCYITRFTEENFACLIAVIFIYKAIENVLHIGKEFPLNTAGGPFDCTCLPPAGQPLTPELIHQWSQYGLSTCKTMNGTLTGTDCNKTEYVSDVFLMSLVLFLGTYIISVILKDFKNALFFPTVVRQFISDFSVTIAIFSMTLLDFFTHVATPKLDVPNEFKRTIPDRGWIIMPFHEDNPVWSAPLAILPALLGTILIFMDQQITAVIINRKEHKLTKGCGYHLDLFVLSCLIQICTIMGLPWFVAATVLSINHVNSLKKESETAAPGEKPQFIGVREQRVTHILIFLTIGCSVLLTPLLSHIPMPVLYGVFLYMGVSALKGLQFFDRLLIMFMPAKYQPDYMFLRQVPIRRVHLFTMIQLACFVVLWLIKSFSITSILFPLMLVVMIGVRKSLDYLFTKRELKILDDIMPEMTKRARADDLHQLEDGEDSGQHSNDNLQLPLENGGGALGDPKTKINISEEVNRTTIWKQVNNCNVLFTKKQPTGSQQLSKASDHEKRLSTMREEEDEADDNGRPLSQQRKTQKMKREFWMNSRGTSSNTSVRNGPRSVNTDGTAHDRSWHPVAVANGGQQRTGSNNGASETQV; encoded by the exons ATGATGGATCACGGAGGTGTCGATGAGGAGGCGCCGATAGATCCAAGGCTCAAAAATCGGACCTTCCCGGCGGATCAAGATTATGAAG GTCACCGAGCGCACAGTGTCTTCGTGGGCGTCCACATACCGGGCTCATCGAGGCGACATTCGCAGCGCCGCCGGCACAAGCAGCACCATCCGGCGGGCAGCCGAGAAAATGGTGACCGATCCGGCACGGAACCCGACTCCGATCGGCCCG TCGTTCCAAAACCGCACATCGTTACCCAACGCAGAATCAGCATTGTTGAGGAGGGCGATTCCT TGACGCCCCCCGCACAAAGAGTACAGTTCATCCTGGGCGGGGAGGTCGGCGAGGGTGGCGATGGTAGTGGCAACCACGAGTCCCACCCGCTGTTCTCCGAGATGGAGGAGCTGGTGAAGGAAGGCGACGAGATGGCGTGGAAGGAAACGGCGCGCTGGGTCAAGTTCGAGGAGGACGTCGAGGAGGGCGGTAACCGGTGGTCCAAGCCGCACGTGGCCACCCTCTCGCTGCACTCACTGTTCGAGCTGCGTAGCCTCCTGCTGAACGGTACGGTCATGCTGGACATGGAGGCGATCAGTCTGGAGCAGATCGCCGAGCTGGTGTGCGAGAATATGGTCAACTCGGGTACGCTACCGGTGGAGGCGCGGGACAAGGTCATCGATGCGCTGCTCAAACGCCACAAGCACCAGCACGAGTTCGGCAGCAAGAAAAGCCGACTGCCGCTGATCCGCTCGTTGGCCGACATCGGCAAGAATCACTCCTCGTCCAAGA ATATGCCACGATCATCCACCAGCAAAAGCATCACCTCGGCCAACTCATTCCCAATGCACGTCGTCTCTTCGGCACCCATGGCCCTGCACGAGCAGCTCGATGCCccggcaccgtcaccggcaccggcaccgtcacCCGAAACGGCGCTCCTCTGCGCCAGCAAAGACCAACGGGGCCACTATCTAGCACTGCCAACAG TTGAGGACCAGTCGAATACTAACAGTCCACCGAGTAGTGCTACTAGCAATGGCAGCAATGGTCCATCGAATGCGCCCAACAAACCGTTCACCAAtagtggcagtggcaacaacaatggcaacaGTGGCAGCAAACACTTGACCGTACCCGGACGGGCCGCCG GAGAAAACCTATCCCAGAGCCCGAGCAACCTGTCGATGCCAAGGAATGCCAGCTCGGGGGAGCTGCAGAACGGTGAGCATAAGAGCAATACGCACTTTATGCGCAAAATACCGCCCGGTGCCGAGGCGAGCAACATACTCGTCGGTGAGGTCGACTTCCTCGACAAGACGCTGTCGGCGTTCCTGCGGCTCAATTCCGCCTCGGTGATGGGCGATCTGACCGAGGTTCCGGTACCAACCAG ATTTATCTTTATCCTGCTCGGGCCACCGGGTAGCCACGGTAGCTTCCACGAGATTGGACGCGCCATGGCGACACTGATGTCGGATGAGATCTTCCACGAGGTGGCATACCGGGCGAAGAAACGAGAGCATTTGCTGGCCGGTATCGACGAGTTTCTCGATGCCGTGACCGTGCTGCCACCGGGTGAATGGGATCCTTCGATCCGGATAGAACCACCGGCGGCAATACCATCGCAGGAGGTACGCAAGCGACCCCCGGAGAAGAACCCGAAGGAGGAAATCGAcgaggagctggaggagcaacggcaacgggaaGAGTCCGGTCTGTCACGGACGGGGCGCCTATTTGGGGGGCTGATGAACGATCTGAAGCGTAAGGTACCGTTCTATCCGTCCGACTTCAAGGATGGCCTCTCGATGCAGTGCGTCGCCTCGTGGATCTTCCTGTACTTTGCCTGCCTGTCACCGATCATCACGTTCGGTGGATTGCTGGGCACGGCCACGGGGAACAACATAGCCGCAATGGAGTCACTAGTGTCGGGATTTGTATGTGGCATCGGATATGGGTTCTTCTCGGGTCAACCGTTGACCATTCTCGGTTCGACCGGGCCCGTCCTCGTGTTCGAGACGATCGTGTACGAGTTTTGCATAGGGGTCGGCTGGGATTATCTAACGTTCCGGTTCTGGATCGGTACCTGGATATCGATCATCCTCGTCGTGCTGGTGGCCGTCGATGCCAGTGCGCTGGTGTGCTACATCACGCGCTTTACCGAGGAGAACTTTGCCTGTCTCATCGCGGTCATCTTCATCTACAAGGCGATCGAGAATGTGCTGCACATTGGCAAGGAGTTCCCGCTGAATACGGCTGGCGGTCCGTTCGATTGCACCTGTCTGCCACCGGCAGGACAACCGCTCACTCCCGAGCTAATCCACCAGTGGTCCCAGTACGGGCTCAGCACGTGCAAG ACCATGAACGGTACCCTGACTGGAACCGATTGCAACAAGACCGAGTACGTGTCGGACGTGTTTCTGATGTCGCTCGTCCTGTTCCTCGGCACCTATATCATCTCCGTCATACTGAAGGACTTCAAGAATGCGCTGTTCTTCCCGACGGTGGTGCGCCAGTTCATTAGCGATTTCTCTGTCACGATTGCCATCTTCTCGATGACGTTGTTGGACTTTTTCACGCACGTCGCAACGCCGAAGCTGGACGTACCGAATGAGTTCAAGCGTACGATCCCGGACCGCGGCTGGATCATTATGCCGTTCCACGAGGACAACCCGGTCTGGTCGGCGCCGCTTGCCATCCTGCCCGCCCTGCTCGGCACGATACTGATATTCATGGATCAACAAATTACGGCTGTGATAATCAATAGGAAGGAACACAAACTCACCAAGGGCTGCGGCTACCATCTCGATCTGTTCGTGCTGTCCTGTCTCATACAGATCTGCACCATCATGGGCTTACCATG GTTCGTGGCCGCAACCGTGCTCAGTATTAACCACGTCAATTCCCTGAAGAAGGAATCGGAGACGGCCGCACCGGGCGAGAAGCCACAGTTTATCGGGGTGCGCGAGCAGCGCGTGACGCACATTCTGATCTTCCTGACGATCGGATGCTCGGTGCTGCTCACACCACTCCTCTCACACATTCCCATGCCCGTACTGTACGGCGTGTTTCTGTATATGGGCGTCTCGGCCCTCAAGGGGCTCCAATTCTTCGATCGTCTGCTGATCATGTTCATGCCGGCCAAGTACCAACCGGACTATATGTTCTTACGGCAG GTACCAATACGACGCGTTCACCTGTTCACCATGATCCAGCTCGCGTGCTTTGTCGTCTTGTGGCTGATCAAATCTTTCTCGATCACCTCGATCCTGTTCCCGCTAATGCTGGTCGTGATGATCGGTGTGCGGAAGTCACTCGACTATCTGTTCACCAAGCGCGAGCTGAAGATCCTGGACGATATCATGCCAGAGATGACGAAACGGGCCCGGGCGGACGATCTGCACCAGCTCGAGGATGGCGAG GATTCTGGTCAGCATTCGAACGATAATCTGCAGCTGCCGCTCGAGAACGGAGGAGGGGCGCTGGGTGATCCAAAGACCAAAATTAACATATCGGAGGAGGTGAACCGGACCACGATCTGGAAGCAGGTCAACAATTGTAATGTGCTGTTCACGAAGAAGCAACCCACCGGCAGCCAGCAACT ATCGAAGGCGAGCGATCACGAGAAGAGGCTGTCGACGAtgcgcgaggaggaggacgaggcgGACGATAACGGTCGTCCCTTGAGCCAACAGCGCAAGACACAG AAAATGAAACGTGAATTTTGGATGAATTCAAGGGGCACGAGCAGTAATACCAGCGTCCGGAATGGTCCACGCAGTGTTAACACCGATGGAACCGCGCACGATCGCAGCTGGCATCCGGTCGCGGTGGCTAATGGGGGACAACAACGGACTGGCAGCAATAATGGTGCCTCCGAGACGCAGGTGTGA
- the LOC125949615 gene encoding sodium bicarbonate cotransporter 3 isoform X12: protein MKDMAKRRYRSQRPWMMDHGGVDEEAPIDPRLKNRTFPADQDYEGHRAHSVFVGVHIPGSSRRHSQRRRHKQHHPAGSRENGDRSGTEPDSDRPVTPPAQRVQFILGGEVGEGGDGSGNHESHPLFSEMEELVKEGDEMAWKETARWVKFEEDVEEGGNRWSKPHVATLSLHSLFELRSLLLNGTVMLDMEAISLEQIAELVCENMVNSGTLPVEARDKVIDALLKRHKHQHEFGSKKSRLPLIRSLADIGKNHSSSKNMPRSSTSKSITSANSFPMHVVSSAPMALHEQLDAPAPSPAPAPSPETALLCASKDQRGHYLALPTGENLSQSPSNLSMPRNASSGELQNGEHKSNTHFMRKIPPGAEASNILVGEVDFLDKTLSAFLRLNSASVMGDLTEVPVPTRFIFILLGPPGSHGSFHEIGRAMATLMSDEIFHEVAYRAKKREHLLAGIDEFLDAVTVLPPGEWDPSIRIEPPAAIPSQEVRKRPPEKNPKEEIDEELEEQRQREESGLSRTGRLFGGLMNDLKRKVPFYPSDFKDGLSMQCVASWIFLYFACLSPIITFGGLLGTATGNNIAAMESLVSGFVCGIGYGFFSGQPLTILGSTGPVLVFETIVYEFCIGVGWDYLTFRFWIGTWISIILVVLVAVDASALVCYITRFTEENFACLIAVIFIYKAIENVLHIGKEFPLNTAGGPFDCTCLPPAGQPLTPELIHQWSQYGLSTCKTMNGTLTGTDCNKTEYVSDVFLMSLVLFLGTYIISVILKDFKNALFFPTVVRQFISDFSVTIAIFSMTLLDFFTHVATPKLDVPNEFKRTIPDRGWIIMPFHEDNPVWSAPLAILPALLGTILIFMDQQITAVIINRKEHKLTKGCGYHLDLFVLSCLIQICTIMGLPWFVAATVLSINHVNSLKKESETAAPGEKPQFIGVREQRVTHILIFLTIGCSVLLTPLLSHIPMPVLYGVFLYMGVSALKGLQFFDRLLIMFMPAKYQPDYMFLRQVPIRRVHLFTMIQLACFVVLWLIKSFSITSILFPLMLVVMIGVRKSLDYLFTKRELKILDDIMPEMTKRARADDLHQLEDGEENHNLLTAQRTQIIVTDH from the exons ACCTTGGATGATGGATCACGGAGGTGTCGATGAGGAGGCGCCGATAGATCCAAGGCTCAAAAATCGGACCTTCCCGGCGGATCAAGATTATGAAG GTCACCGAGCGCACAGTGTCTTCGTGGGCGTCCACATACCGGGCTCATCGAGGCGACATTCGCAGCGCCGCCGGCACAAGCAGCACCATCCGGCGGGCAGCCGAGAAAATGGTGACCGATCCGGCACGGAACCCGACTCCGATCGGCCCG TGACGCCCCCCGCACAAAGAGTACAGTTCATCCTGGGCGGGGAGGTCGGCGAGGGTGGCGATGGTAGTGGCAACCACGAGTCCCACCCGCTGTTCTCCGAGATGGAGGAGCTGGTGAAGGAAGGCGACGAGATGGCGTGGAAGGAAACGGCGCGCTGGGTCAAGTTCGAGGAGGACGTCGAGGAGGGCGGTAACCGGTGGTCCAAGCCGCACGTGGCCACCCTCTCGCTGCACTCACTGTTCGAGCTGCGTAGCCTCCTGCTGAACGGTACGGTCATGCTGGACATGGAGGCGATCAGTCTGGAGCAGATCGCCGAGCTGGTGTGCGAGAATATGGTCAACTCGGGTACGCTACCGGTGGAGGCGCGGGACAAGGTCATCGATGCGCTGCTCAAACGCCACAAGCACCAGCACGAGTTCGGCAGCAAGAAAAGCCGACTGCCGCTGATCCGCTCGTTGGCCGACATCGGCAAGAATCACTCCTCGTCCAAGA ATATGCCACGATCATCCACCAGCAAAAGCATCACCTCGGCCAACTCATTCCCAATGCACGTCGTCTCTTCGGCACCCATGGCCCTGCACGAGCAGCTCGATGCCccggcaccgtcaccggcaccggcaccgtcacCCGAAACGGCGCTCCTCTGCGCCAGCAAAGACCAACGGGGCCACTATCTAGCACTGCCAACAG GAGAAAACCTATCCCAGAGCCCGAGCAACCTGTCGATGCCAAGGAATGCCAGCTCGGGGGAGCTGCAGAACGGTGAGCATAAGAGCAATACGCACTTTATGCGCAAAATACCGCCCGGTGCCGAGGCGAGCAACATACTCGTCGGTGAGGTCGACTTCCTCGACAAGACGCTGTCGGCGTTCCTGCGGCTCAATTCCGCCTCGGTGATGGGCGATCTGACCGAGGTTCCGGTACCAACCAG ATTTATCTTTATCCTGCTCGGGCCACCGGGTAGCCACGGTAGCTTCCACGAGATTGGACGCGCCATGGCGACACTGATGTCGGATGAGATCTTCCACGAGGTGGCATACCGGGCGAAGAAACGAGAGCATTTGCTGGCCGGTATCGACGAGTTTCTCGATGCCGTGACCGTGCTGCCACCGGGTGAATGGGATCCTTCGATCCGGATAGAACCACCGGCGGCAATACCATCGCAGGAGGTACGCAAGCGACCCCCGGAGAAGAACCCGAAGGAGGAAATCGAcgaggagctggaggagcaacggcaacgggaaGAGTCCGGTCTGTCACGGACGGGGCGCCTATTTGGGGGGCTGATGAACGATCTGAAGCGTAAGGTACCGTTCTATCCGTCCGACTTCAAGGATGGCCTCTCGATGCAGTGCGTCGCCTCGTGGATCTTCCTGTACTTTGCCTGCCTGTCACCGATCATCACGTTCGGTGGATTGCTGGGCACGGCCACGGGGAACAACATAGCCGCAATGGAGTCACTAGTGTCGGGATTTGTATGTGGCATCGGATATGGGTTCTTCTCGGGTCAACCGTTGACCATTCTCGGTTCGACCGGGCCCGTCCTCGTGTTCGAGACGATCGTGTACGAGTTTTGCATAGGGGTCGGCTGGGATTATCTAACGTTCCGGTTCTGGATCGGTACCTGGATATCGATCATCCTCGTCGTGCTGGTGGCCGTCGATGCCAGTGCGCTGGTGTGCTACATCACGCGCTTTACCGAGGAGAACTTTGCCTGTCTCATCGCGGTCATCTTCATCTACAAGGCGATCGAGAATGTGCTGCACATTGGCAAGGAGTTCCCGCTGAATACGGCTGGCGGTCCGTTCGATTGCACCTGTCTGCCACCGGCAGGACAACCGCTCACTCCCGAGCTAATCCACCAGTGGTCCCAGTACGGGCTCAGCACGTGCAAG ACCATGAACGGTACCCTGACTGGAACCGATTGCAACAAGACCGAGTACGTGTCGGACGTGTTTCTGATGTCGCTCGTCCTGTTCCTCGGCACCTATATCATCTCCGTCATACTGAAGGACTTCAAGAATGCGCTGTTCTTCCCGACGGTGGTGCGCCAGTTCATTAGCGATTTCTCTGTCACGATTGCCATCTTCTCGATGACGTTGTTGGACTTTTTCACGCACGTCGCAACGCCGAAGCTGGACGTACCGAATGAGTTCAAGCGTACGATCCCGGACCGCGGCTGGATCATTATGCCGTTCCACGAGGACAACCCGGTCTGGTCGGCGCCGCTTGCCATCCTGCCCGCCCTGCTCGGCACGATACTGATATTCATGGATCAACAAATTACGGCTGTGATAATCAATAGGAAGGAACACAAACTCACCAAGGGCTGCGGCTACCATCTCGATCTGTTCGTGCTGTCCTGTCTCATACAGATCTGCACCATCATGGGCTTACCATG GTTCGTGGCCGCAACCGTGCTCAGTATTAACCACGTCAATTCCCTGAAGAAGGAATCGGAGACGGCCGCACCGGGCGAGAAGCCACAGTTTATCGGGGTGCGCGAGCAGCGCGTGACGCACATTCTGATCTTCCTGACGATCGGATGCTCGGTGCTGCTCACACCACTCCTCTCACACATTCCCATGCCCGTACTGTACGGCGTGTTTCTGTATATGGGCGTCTCGGCCCTCAAGGGGCTCCAATTCTTCGATCGTCTGCTGATCATGTTCATGCCGGCCAAGTACCAACCGGACTATATGTTCTTACGGCAG GTACCAATACGACGCGTTCACCTGTTCACCATGATCCAGCTCGCGTGCTTTGTCGTCTTGTGGCTGATCAAATCTTTCTCGATCACCTCGATCCTGTTCCCGCTAATGCTGGTCGTGATGATCGGTGTGCGGAAGTCACTCGACTATCTGTTCACCAAGCGCGAGCTGAAGATCCTGGACGATATCATGCCAGAGATGACGAAACGGGCCCGGGCGGACGATCTGCACCAGCTCGAGGATGGCGAG GAAAACCATAATCTACTAACAGCACAGCGAACACAGATCATCGTTACCGATCACTAA